The following are encoded together in the Nyctibius grandis isolate bNycGra1 chromosome 5, bNycGra1.pri, whole genome shotgun sequence genome:
- the M6PR gene encoding cation-dependent mannose-6-phosphate receptor: MSSPCCTSAVLVVFMALAVSVGAEQSKEKSCDVLGNESSESQMERALLEKLEPLSQLRFNVTVEEGKTENYIYHFRVCREVNSTLHDFGGLVQTNRQNGKTTVIGRINETQVFNGSDWIMLIYKGGDSYGTHCSGEKRRAVIMISCKRGVTASSFSIISEEREKEQECFYLFEMDSSVACPAEDSHLSVGSILLITFASLIAVYIIGGFLYQRLVVGAKGMEQFPHFAFWQDLGNLVADGCDFVCRSKPRNAPAAYRGVGDDQLGEESEERDDHLLPM; this comes from the exons ATGTCATCACCTTGCTGTACCTCTGCTGTGCTGGTAGTCTTTATGGCCCTTGCTGTCAGTGTGGGGGCTGAACAGTCGAAAGAGAAGAGCTGCGATGTGCTTGGCAACGAGAGCAGTGAGTCACAAATGGAAAGAGCCCTGCTGGAGAAACTAGAGCCCCTGAGCCAACTGAG GTTTAACGTGACTGTGGAGgaaggcaaaacagaaaactacATCTACCACTTCAGGGTGTGCAGGGAGGTCAACAGCACCTTGCATGATTTTGGTGGCCTGGTGCAAACAAATAGACAGAATGGAAAGACCACAGTGATAGGAAGAATCAATGAAACCCAGGTCTTCAATGGAA GTGACTGGATCATGCTGATTTATAAAGGAGGTGATTCATATGGCACGCACTGCAGTGGTGAGAAGAGAAGAGCTGTGATAATGATTTCTTGCAAGCGGGGAGTTACAGCG AGTTCATTCAGCATTATTTCGGAAGAGCGGGAAAAGGAGCAGGAGTGTTTCTACCTCTTTGAGATGGACAGCAGTGTTGCTTGTCCAGCTGAGGATTCCCACCTCAGCGTTGGCTCCATTCTACTGATCAC GTTTGCTTCACTGATTGCAGTCTACATCATTGGTGGGTTCCTCTACCAGCGCCTTGTAGTGGGAGCAAAGGGCATGGAGCAGTTTCCTCACTTTGCCTTCTGGCAAGATCTGGGCAATTTGGTGGCG GATGGCTGTGACTTTGTCTGCCGATCCAAGCCTCGAAATGCACCAGCTGCATACCGTGGTGTGGGTGATGACCAGCTGGGTGAGGAGTCAGAAGAACGGGATGACCACTTGCTACCAATGTGA
- the LOC137663664 gene encoding killer cell lectin-like receptor subfamily G member 1, which produces MEGSRSETSAAEASEEIIYTSVKFSQTPPLRAKAGRERRAPCLWPAVVPVLAIGFGILSVILAVALIWKMSDSHPRCPEQWIAYRGSCYSFSKEEKDWNSSQESCRAQGAHLLVISDTREMDLFKSIQIGCFWIGLRNSKGSGWIWEDGSIFNGTEILSNSPVQHCVVLMKNHFQASSCEFSAPWICEKSLR; this is translated from the exons ATGGAGGGAAGCAGATCAGAAACTTCTGCAGCTGAAGCAAGTGAGGAAATAATTTATACTTCTGTCAAATTCTCTCAGACTCCTCCACTGAGGGCCAAAGCTGGACGGGAAAGGAGAG cTCCCTGTCTGTGGCCAGCAGTTGTGCCAGTCTTGGCTATAGGCTTTGGGATACTGAGCGTCATCCTAGCAGTTGCTTTGATTTGGAAGATGA GTGACTCCCACCCACGCTGCCCTGAGCAGTGGATAGCCTACAGAGGGAGCTGCTACTCCTTCTCCAAGGAGGAGAAGGACTGGAATTCCAGCCAGGAATCCTGCCGGGCACAGGGAGCTCATCTCCTGGTGATCAGCGACACCCGTGAAATG GACCTGTTCAAGAGTATTCAAATAGGATGTTTCTGGATTGgactgaggaacagcaaaggCTCCGGCTGGATTTGGGAAGATGGCTCTATATTCAATGGCACCGA GATCCTCTCTAACAGCCCTGTGCAACACTGTGTTGTCCTgatgaaaaatcactttcaggCCTCCAGCTGTGAATTTTCAGCTCCATGGATCTGTGAGAAATCTCTTAGATAA